A genomic window from Canis lupus dingo isolate Sandy chromosome 13, ASM325472v2, whole genome shotgun sequence includes:
- the LOC112662156 gene encoding zinc finger protein 252 isoform X1: MFPLMLIYKRCLPWPSCVKYLLPPIIALMLCNFSILYHLSSPDSGILSVNLPSCLYPALEEEPGCSELFAHSPGLLRPLETQAWKSQCCCEKQAGQIPLQSSLHLPFHPPPWDELRDPMMAVKQLLPAGSQVLVSFEDVAVLLSREEWGRLGPAQRGLYSDVMLETYRNLISLGLQGSKPDVISRLEKGEEPWAPYSAKIEESWIRSHESESFQSLMEKKGLTPKQEISKAMGFRRAKSEYVRNVSKESEFEEMNKTKGKLKNYRKKSAEEELKKSFSQKNSSRPVTLTHVKSPVSGKGQKSSSLEVDYTVDASPVRFHRASTGGSLHQNVPCVNDFQQSQDLINLQCLHLGERACQTDLFMKAPRQSSVLSENQRVNNPEKSFECTECRRLFSPSKALSQHQRSHTGEIPCESGGCGRTSHHCSVLSQHQEVHHGGESHTCAECGKAFKAHSYFIQQHNTHTGERPYECSECAHLSYSQHLQIHSGQKPHECSQCGKAFSHSSNLFHHQRIHSGEKPYECKECGKAFGRHSHLLQHKRIHSGEKPYDCTECGKAFSARLSLIQHQRTHTGEKPYECNECGKSFSLNRTLIVHQRIHTGEKPYRCNECGKSFSQRAQVIQHKRIHTGEKPYVCNECGKSFSARLSLIQHQRIHTGEKPYGCSECGKTFSQKGHLIQHQRIHTGEKPYECNECGKAFSQSFNLIHHQRTHNGEKPYECNECDKAFSVLSSLVQHQRVHNGEKPYECHKCGKAFSQGSHLIQHQRSHTGEKPYECNECGKTFGQISTLIKHERTHNGEKPYECGDCGKAFSQSAHLVRHRRIHTGENPYECSDCGKAFNVRSSLVQHHRIHTGEKPYECEKCGKAFSQHSQFIQHQRIHTGEKPYICNECEKAFSARLSLIQHKRIHTGEKPYKCTECGKSFRQSSHLIRHQRVHSGERPYMCNECGKTFSQRITLTSHEKTHTREQAYKCVKREDLLTAQSASIQHHKVHNGE; this comes from the exons ATGTTTCCTTTGATGTTGATTTATAAAAGGTGCCTTCCCTGGCCATCTTGTGTAAAGTATCTCCTACCACCAATTATTGCCCTCATGCTGTGTAATTTTTCTATCCTTTATCATCTATCATCACCTGACTCAGGTATCTTGTCTGTCAACCTCCCTAGTTGCTTGTACCCTGCCTTAGAGGAGGAGCCTGGTTGTTCTGAGCTGTTTGCCCACTCTCCAGGACTTCTGAG ACCTCTTGAGACCCAGGCATGGAAGTCTCAGTGTTGCTGTGAAAAGCAGGCTGGTCAAATTCCTTTACAGTCTTCCCTCCACCTGCCATTTCACCCACCTCCTTGGGATGAGCTAAGAGATCCAATGATGGCCGTCAAGCAGCTCCTTCCTGCTGGGTCCCAG GTTTTGGTTTCCTTTGAAGACGTGGCTGTGCTACTCTCCCGGGAGGAGTGGGGCCGTCTGGGCCCTGCTCAAAGGGGCCTCTACAGtgatgtgatgctggagacctacAGGAACCTGATCTCACTGG GACTTCAAGGTTCGAAACCTGATGTCATCTCCAGGCTAGAGAAGGGGGAAGAGCCATGGGCCCCATACTCAGCGAAAATTGAGGAGAGCTGGATCCGGAGTCATGAGAGTGAAA gTTTTCAGTCTCTgatggaaaagaaaggattgACTCCAAAACAGGAAATTTCCAAAGCAATGGGGTTCCGGAGAGCAAAGTCAGAATATGTAAGGAATGTTTCCAAGGAATCTGAGTTTGAAGAGATGAATAAAACCAAGGGAAAGTTAAAGAATTACAGGAAAAAATCTGCAGAGGAAGAACTTAAGAAATCCTTCTCCCAGAAGAACAGTTCCAGGCCAGTGACGTTGACACATGTGAAATCCCCTGTTTCAGGAAAAGGCCAAAAATCCAGTTCTCTGGAGGTAGACTACACTGTAGATGCAAGCCCTGTCAGATTTCATAGAGCATCTACAGGGGGTAGTCTCCACCAGAATGTGCCATGTGTAAATGACTTTCAACAAAGTCAGGACCTCATTAATCTCCAGTGTTTGCATCTAGGAGAAAGAGCTTGTCAGACAGATCTGTTCATGAAAGCACCCAGGCAGAGTTCAGTTCTCAGTGAGAATCAGAGGGTTAACAATCCAGAAAAATCCTTTGAATGTACTGAGTGTAGAAGACTTTTCAGCCCAAGCAAAGCTCTGTCTCAGCATCAGAGAAGTCACACTGGAGAGATACCCTGTGAGAGTGGTGGATGTGGAAGAACTTCCCACCACTGCTCTGTCCTCAGCCAACATCAGGAAGTTCACCATGGAGGGGAGTCCCATACCTGTGCTGAGTGTGGCAAAGCTTTCAAGGCCCATTCCTACTTCATTCAGCAGCATAACACTCACAcaggagaaaggccttatgagtgcAGTGAGTGTGCACATTTATCTTACAGTCAACATCTTCAAATTCATAGTGGGCAGAAACCTCATGAGTGTAGTCAGTGTGGAAAAGCCTTTAGTCATAGTTCTAACCTGTTTcatcatcagagaattcatagTGGAGAGAAACCATACGagtgtaaggaatgtgggaaggcgTTCGGTAGGCACTCGCACCTCCTTCAGCATAAGAGAATTCAttctggagagaaaccttatgacTGTACTGAGTGCGGCAAAGCCTTCAGTGCACGGTTATCTCTCATTCAGCATCAGAGAACTCATACAGGAGAAAAACCCTATGAatgcaatgaatgtgggaaatcctttaGCCTGAACCGAACCCTTATTGTTCATCAGAggattcacactggagagaaaccctataggtgtaatgaatgtgggaaatccttcAGTCAGCGTGCACAAGTCATTCAGCACaagagaattcacactggagagaagccctatgTCTGCAATGAGTGTGGAAAGTCATTCAGTGCTCGCTTGTCCCTCATCCagcatcagagaattcacactggagaaaaaccttATGGATGCAGTGAGTGTGGGAAAACGTTCAGTCAAAAGGGACATCTGATTCAGCATCAAcgaattcacactggagagaaaccctatgagtgTAATGAGTGTGGAAAAGCCTTCAGCCAGAGTTTTAATCTTATTCATCATCAAAGGACACACAATGGTgagaagccctatgaatgtaatgaatgtgaTAAAGCCTTCAGTGTGCTCTCTTCCCTTGTTCAACATCAGAGGGTCCATAATGGTGAGAAGCCCTATGAGTGTCAcaaatgtgggaaggcctttagcCAGGGCTCGCACCTCATTCAGCATCAGAGGagccacactggagagaaaccctatgagtgTAATGAGTGTGGGAAAACCTTTGGGCAGATATCCACCCTAATTAAGCATGAGAGAACACACaatggagagaaaccctatgagtgTGGTgactgtgggaaagccttcagccaGAGTGCACACCTCGTCCGCCATCGAAggattcacactggagagaatcCCTATGAGTGCAGTgactgtgggaaagccttcaaTGTCCGTTCCTCTCTTGTTCAGCATCACAGAATTCATACAGGGGAGAAGCCTTATGAATGCGAGAAGTGTGGCAAGGCCTTCAGTCAGCATTCACAATTTATTCAGCATCAGAggattcacactggagagaagccctataTTTGCAATGAATGTGAGAAAGCCTTCAGTGCACGTTTATCCCTTATCCAACACAAGAGAATTCACACAGgggagaaaccttacaaatgcaCTGAATGTGGAAAATCCTTCCGACAAAGCTCTCACCTTATTCGACATCAGAGAGTTCACAGTGGAGAGCGACCTTATAtgtgtaatgaatgtgggaaaactTTTAGCCAGAGAATAACTCTTACTAGTCATGAGAAAACTCACACCAGAGAGCAAGCCTATAAGTGTGTTAAACGTGAGGACCTCTTAACTGCACAGTCAGCTTCCATTCAGCACCATAAAGTTCACAATGGAGAATAA